A single Lolium perenne isolate Kyuss_39 chromosome 6, Kyuss_2.0, whole genome shotgun sequence DNA region contains:
- the LOC127308665 gene encoding histone deacetylase complex subunit SAP18 — protein MAGMGDMPMRPRPGPPMQHRGPPPMARARPEPIDREKTCPLLLRVFTKVGGHHVNADFAERGKEPKDEVQIYTWKDATLRELTDLVKEVALPARNRNAKLSFAFVYPDKNGRFVVKQVGTTFSYGGRGDDTKSLADLGFQIGDYLSVSII, from the exons ATGGCAGGCATGGGCGACATGCCGATGAGGCCGCGGCCAGGCCCGCCGATGCAGCACCGCGGGCCGCCTCCCATGGCGCGCGCACGCCCCGAACCCATCGACCGCGAGAAG ACCTGCCCTCTCCTGCTCCGGGTGTTCACAAAG GTTGGTGGACATCACGTAAATGCAGATTTTGCTGAGAGAGGGAAGGAGCCTAAAGATGAAGTTCAGATTTACACGTGGAAGGATGCCACACTCCGCGAGCTGACTGATCTT GTAAAAGAGGTTGCTCTTCCAGCAAGGAACAGAAATGCTAAGTTATCTTTTGCTTTCGTGTACCCGGATAAGAATGGTCGCTTTGTTGTCAAACAG GTGGGTACAACATTTTCTTATGGTGGAAGAGGGGATGATACCAAATCTCTTGCGGATCTGGGCTTCCAG ATAGGGGATTACTTGAGCGTTTCGATCATCTGA